Proteins encoded within one genomic window of Gemmatimonadaceae bacterium:
- a CDS encoding polysaccharide biosynthesis/export family protein — MRSLLLAVLCCAAVALPSMAQQQTPPPIDTNTVLHPGDLVRVTVWRSPEMSGDFAIGINGALLHPLYQAVPIAGIPMQEVDNRLRQFLTKYVSDPQIVVIPLLHITVAGEVSKPSLYNLPRETTIGEALATAGGPTQDGNLGKVLLFRGGQEYKIDLRSPLNEWATRPIESGDQIIITRHGSFFRDVFFPLVGLTGSAAAIINLIRTK, encoded by the coding sequence ATGCGATCTCTCCTTCTGGCCGTACTGTGCTGCGCCGCCGTCGCGCTGCCCTCGATGGCGCAACAACAGACCCCGCCGCCAATCGACACGAATACCGTGCTGCACCCGGGCGACCTCGTCCGCGTCACCGTCTGGCGCAGTCCCGAAATGAGCGGCGACTTCGCCATCGGCATCAACGGCGCGCTGCTGCACCCGCTCTATCAAGCGGTGCCGATCGCCGGCATTCCCATGCAGGAAGTCGACAATCGGCTGCGGCAGTTTCTCACCAAGTACGTGTCGGATCCGCAGATCGTCGTCATTCCGCTGCTGCACATCACCGTCGCCGGCGAAGTCAGCAAGCCGAGTTTGTACAATCTGCCGCGCGAAACGACGATCGGCGAAGCGCTCGCCACCGCCGGCGGCCCAACGCAAGACGGGAACCTCGGCAAGGTGCTCCTCTTCCGCGGCGGTCAGGAATACAAAATCGATCTCCGCAGTCCGCTGAATGAGTGGGCAACCAGGCCGATCGAATCGGGCGATCAGATCATCATCACGCGTCATGGCTCCTTCTTCCGGGATGTTTTCTTCCCGCTTGTCGGGCTAACGGGGTCAGCCGCTGCCATCATCAACCTGATCCGCACGAAATAG
- a CDS encoding N-acetylneuraminate synthase family protein: protein MDKLNIAGRSVGPGEPPYIVAEIGANHNGDMTLCRAMIDAARECGADAVKFQSWSKSSLISRAEYDRNTAYVSKQRNQPTLEESVDQYQLSRAQHEEISAYCRKTGVVFFSSCFSNAEVDMLESLDVPAYKIASMDVNHLPLLEYVAATHKPVILSAGMATLGEVERAIGTLRAAGSGPVAILHCLSIYPSPPAQVNLRTMDTWRAAFDVPVGYSDHTLGSAVPIAAVALGACMIEKHFTTDKNLPGWDHAISADPAELRAIVDGARDAFAALGSAARRVSADEIAKRKVFRRRMVARRDMCKGDRLAAADVDFKRPGTGIQPDELRYVVGRAITRDVRAEDELDWSDLA, encoded by the coding sequence ATGGATAAGTTGAACATCGCCGGCCGCTCAGTCGGTCCCGGCGAGCCGCCCTATATCGTCGCTGAGATCGGCGCCAACCACAACGGCGACATGACGCTCTGCCGTGCGATGATCGACGCCGCGCGCGAATGCGGCGCCGACGCCGTCAAGTTCCAGTCGTGGAGCAAGTCGTCCCTCATCTCGCGCGCCGAATACGACCGCAACACCGCGTACGTGAGCAAGCAGCGCAACCAGCCGACGCTGGAAGAATCCGTCGACCAATACCAGCTGTCGCGCGCCCAGCACGAAGAAATCTCGGCGTACTGCCGCAAGACCGGTGTCGTGTTCTTCTCCAGCTGCTTCTCGAACGCCGAAGTCGACATGCTGGAATCGCTCGATGTCCCGGCCTACAAGATCGCGTCGATGGACGTGAACCACCTGCCGCTCCTCGAGTACGTCGCCGCCACGCACAAGCCGGTGATCCTCTCGGCCGGCATGGCGACGTTAGGCGAAGTGGAGCGTGCGATCGGCACGCTGCGCGCGGCCGGCTCCGGGCCGGTTGCGATTCTCCATTGCCTGTCGATCTATCCGTCGCCTCCGGCGCAGGTGAACCTGCGCACGATGGACACGTGGCGCGCGGCCTTCGACGTCCCGGTGGGCTATAGCGACCACACGCTCGGCTCCGCCGTCCCGATCGCGGCGGTTGCGTTAGGCGCGTGCATGATCGAGAAGCACTTCACCACCGACAAGAACCTCCCGGGCTGGGACCACGCCATCTCGGCGGACCCGGCCGAGCTGCGTGCGATCGTCGACGGCGCGCGCGACGCGTTTGCTGCGTTAGGCAGCGCCGCCCGCCGCGTGAGCGCCGACGAGATCGCAAAACGCAAGGTCTTCCGCCGGCGCATGGTCGCGCGCCGCGACATGTGCAAGGGCGACCGCCTCGCCGCCGCCGACGTCGACTTCAAGCGCCCCGGCACCGGCATCCAACCCGACGAGCTGCGCTACGTCGTCGGACGCGCCATCACGCGCGAC
- a CDS encoding aminotransferase class I/II-fold pyridoxal phosphate-dependent enzyme — MKSGKKQGRIFLSPPHMGDLEQKYIAEAFASNWIAPLGPHVESFQREFAATVGVSHALATISGTAALHLALQLVGVGHGDDVFVSTLTFAASVNPVRYLGATPVLVDSERESWNIDPHLVAQALQDRAKTGKLPKAVVVVHLYGQSADMDPILEACRQYQVPLIEDAAEALGATYKGRPVGTLGRAGVFSFNGNKIITTSGGGMLVSEDRRLVTHAFKLATQARDPAPYYEHSQVGYNYRMSNVLAGIGRGQLRVLSERVAARRRNFEFYTSALRDVPGIEFMPEAPWGSHTRWLTTAVITPTEFGIDRDELRQRLDAANIEARPVWKPMHLQPIYRECTALGGSVAEDLFRRGLCLPSGSAMTADDLERVVTVVREAARQPVLSRAVS, encoded by the coding sequence ATGAAATCCGGGAAGAAGCAGGGACGCATTTTCCTCTCGCCCCCGCACATGGGCGACCTCGAGCAGAAGTACATCGCCGAAGCGTTCGCATCCAACTGGATCGCGCCGCTCGGTCCCCACGTCGAATCCTTTCAGCGTGAATTCGCGGCGACCGTCGGCGTGTCGCACGCGCTCGCGACCATCTCCGGCACCGCCGCACTGCACCTCGCGCTGCAACTCGTCGGCGTCGGACACGGCGATGACGTGTTCGTTAGCACGCTCACATTTGCCGCGAGCGTCAATCCGGTTCGCTACCTCGGCGCCACGCCCGTGCTCGTGGACAGCGAGCGCGAGTCCTGGAACATCGATCCGCACCTCGTCGCACAGGCGCTGCAAGATCGCGCGAAAACCGGCAAGCTGCCCAAAGCGGTCGTCGTCGTGCACCTGTATGGACAGAGCGCCGACATGGATCCGATTCTCGAGGCCTGCCGCCAATACCAGGTGCCGCTCATCGAAGATGCCGCCGAAGCGCTCGGCGCCACCTACAAGGGTCGCCCCGTCGGGACGCTCGGACGCGCCGGCGTCTTCTCGTTCAACGGCAACAAGATCATCACGACCTCGGGCGGCGGAATGCTCGTGAGTGAAGATCGTCGCCTGGTCACGCACGCGTTCAAGCTCGCCACACAGGCGCGCGATCCGGCGCCGTATTACGAGCACTCGCAGGTGGGCTACAACTATCGCATGAGCAACGTGCTGGCCGGCATCGGGCGCGGACAATTGCGCGTGCTGAGCGAGCGCGTGGCGGCACGCCGCCGAAACTTCGAGTTTTACACCTCCGCGTTGCGCGACGTGCCGGGCATCGAGTTCATGCCCGAAGCCCCGTGGGGCAGCCACACCCGCTGGCTCACCACCGCCGTGATCACCCCGACCGAGTTCGGAATCGACCGCGATGAGTTGCGCCAACGCCTCGATGCAGCGAATATCGAAGCACGGCCGGTGTGGAAGCCAATGCACTTGCAGCCGATTTATCGCGAATGCACGGCCCTTGGCGGCTCCGTCGCCGAAGACTTGTTTCGCCGAGGGCTGTGCCTGCCGTCCGGGTCGGCCATGACCGCGGATGACTTGGAGCGAGTCGTGACCGTGGTTCGTGAAGCAGCCCGGCAGCCGGTGTTGTCGCGGGCGGTGTCCTGA
- a CDS encoding SDR family oxidoreductase, with product MSDPVFDVSDRVVVLTGASGLIGRSLARAFHERGARLALVDISAASPAGLAKSLGEPAAAFECDVSNADQVAALRDAVLARFGRVDVLINNHQFKPKGFTDAKAESFPQELWDSIISVNLTGTFLTCRDFGAVMLEQGKGSIINVASTYGVVSSNPDLYENNSLGNPVAYTASKGGVIMLTRYLGAYWAERGVRVNCVTPHGVANNHEPAFVERFARKSPMRRLMTADEVLGAVLFLASDASSYATGSNVLIEGGWTAW from the coding sequence ATGTCCGACCCGGTTTTCGACGTTAGCGATCGTGTCGTGGTCCTCACCGGCGCTAGCGGCCTCATCGGTCGCTCACTCGCCCGCGCGTTTCACGAGCGCGGCGCGCGGCTCGCGCTCGTGGACATCTCGGCGGCATCGCCCGCCGGCCTCGCCAAATCGTTAGGCGAACCGGCCGCCGCGTTCGAGTGCGATGTGTCGAATGCCGACCAGGTCGCGGCGCTGCGCGATGCAGTGCTCGCCCGCTTCGGTCGCGTGGACGTGCTCATCAACAACCACCAGTTCAAGCCCAAAGGCTTCACCGACGCCAAAGCCGAATCGTTTCCGCAAGAGCTCTGGGACTCGATCATCTCCGTCAACCTCACCGGCACGTTCCTCACGTGCCGCGATTTCGGCGCCGTGATGCTCGAGCAAGGGAAGGGCAGCATCATCAACGTTGCGTCGACCTACGGCGTCGTTTCATCCAATCCGGATCTGTACGAGAACAACAGCCTTGGCAATCCGGTCGCCTATACCGCGAGCAAAGGCGGCGTCATCATGCTCACGCGCTACCTCGGCGCCTACTGGGCCGAGCGCGGCGTGCGCGTCAACTGTGTCACGCCGCATGGCGTTGCCAACAATCACGAGCCCGCGTTCGTCGAGCGCTTCGCCAGAAAGTCGCCGATGCGCCGCCTCATGACCGCCGACGAAGTCCTCGGCGCCGTGCTCTTTCTCGCGTCCGATGCATCCTCGTACGCCACCGGCAGCAACGTGCTCATCGAAGGCGGCTGGACCGCGTGGTGA
- a CDS encoding NeuD/PglB/VioB family sugar acetyltransferase, whose amino-acid sequence MRELVLIWGAGGHGKVVADLIRATGHAVAGYADADQAKWGATVEPGGATVVISEADLVQLLDQGSSLPCRATAIALALGDNDTRLRSAERAARALMPALVHPSATVSESAQLGAGTVVFAGAVVNAAATIGTAAIINSASVVEHDCIVGDGAHVAPGAVLTGGVSVGRATLVGARSVVLPGVTIEADVVVGAGAVVAGDVQAGMVVAGVPARVLRQRAT is encoded by the coding sequence ATGCGTGAGTTGGTCCTGATCTGGGGCGCTGGCGGCCACGGAAAAGTGGTCGCCGACCTCATCCGTGCAACCGGTCACGCCGTGGCTGGTTACGCCGATGCGGATCAGGCCAAGTGGGGCGCAACCGTGGAACCCGGCGGAGCCACGGTCGTCATCTCCGAGGCTGATCTCGTCCAATTGCTCGACCAGGGCTCCTCGCTGCCGTGCCGCGCGACCGCCATTGCGCTCGCGCTGGGCGACAACGACACGCGGCTGCGAAGCGCAGAGCGCGCCGCTCGCGCGCTCATGCCGGCGCTCGTGCACCCGTCGGCGACGGTCAGCGAGTCTGCCCAACTGGGCGCCGGCACCGTGGTGTTTGCGGGCGCGGTCGTCAATGCAGCAGCGACCATCGGCACCGCGGCGATCATCAACTCCGCTTCGGTTGTCGAGCACGACTGTATCGTGGGCGACGGCGCGCACGTCGCGCCCGGCGCCGTGCTAACTGGCGGGGTGAGCGTTGGACGAGCAACACTCGTGGGCGCGCGATCGGTGGTGCTGCCTGGAGTGACGATCGAAGCCGATGTCGTGGTAGGCGCAGGTGCCGTAGTCGCCGGCGATGTCCAAGCCGGCATGGTGGTGGCGGGCGTACCCGCCCGTGTCTTGAGACAACGAGCGACATGA
- a CDS encoding polysaccharide biosynthesis tyrosine autokinase, whose translation MSDLLPSGTPHGSALTPGTAASTPTTRPNDDVEGGAESIDIKESVATLRRHLWLIIAVTAAATAIAAYRISKQALEYQATAVIRLVDERRELAGNLDDNAGQGMMGGYWTDPITSQMQVLRSRAVAAAVVDSQALGLRVQSRGFPASALRNVSLASETSGDTVRLEFMPNGVNVVSGPTTTLVPYDSTVHAGGIAFSVHARPANSQKGALYTISRTAAIDMVLAGLSAHQRDRTDVVDVSYTAQDPYVAQQIVNTAVDVFQVQNAANAQQQSRRRRIFVEAQLHQTDSLLQIAQDHLSAYRTNKQVYGSSDAVVSAEQTGLLNLDVQRAQLVADRTTYQSLLNELAKDDSGPSRQKTLSALVASPGIADNPVVQAIYTQLVGYQAALDSTSVGKWGSAQTNPDVQRLHALVATAQGQLGDAVGSQITSIDARVAALDELRQRSTDALKTLPATQAGEARLVEQVQSARNMADELRDEYQKARIAEAVEAGEVEIVDLATSPYAPIGTSRRTKLLTGIIVGLLLGTGAAFLVERLNTAIRRREEIESMLQIPGLAIIPQIVSPHSVRRLKMGSMSLRLPTPRAGWRVGNGTQNGESLVTVSDFRSSTAEAFRTLRTNLIFSQAVQSLRTIVITSPSPQDGKTTTAANLAVTFAQQGMRVLIVDCDLRRARLHKVFHAAREPGLTQLMLGQASLEQVVQHTMVDNLSLLPAGALPPNPSELLGGPQMRAALERLGREYDTVILDTPPVHAAADALILGSLADGVILVLRAGHTDRQVAQDAVQRMSSLGVRVVGAVLNDPDHKVPQYGGYYYYDYYDTVEA comes from the coding sequence ATGTCCGATTTGCTCCCTAGCGGCACGCCGCACGGTTCTGCCCTCACGCCGGGCACAGCAGCGAGCACGCCCACGACTCGTCCAAATGACGACGTCGAAGGCGGCGCGGAGTCCATCGACATCAAGGAGTCGGTGGCCACGCTGCGCCGCCACCTGTGGCTCATCATTGCCGTGACCGCCGCGGCCACCGCGATCGCTGCCTACCGCATCAGCAAGCAGGCGCTCGAGTATCAGGCCACCGCAGTGATCCGCCTGGTGGATGAGCGGCGCGAGCTCGCCGGAAACCTCGACGACAACGCCGGCCAGGGCATGATGGGCGGCTACTGGACCGACCCGATCACCTCGCAGATGCAGGTGCTGCGCAGCCGCGCCGTCGCCGCGGCGGTGGTGGACTCGCAAGCATTGGGACTCCGCGTGCAGAGCCGGGGCTTCCCGGCGTCCGCGCTGCGCAACGTCTCGCTCGCGTCCGAAACGAGCGGCGACACGGTCCGCCTGGAGTTCATGCCTAACGGAGTGAACGTCGTGTCGGGCCCCACGACGACGCTCGTCCCGTACGACAGCACCGTGCACGCCGGCGGCATCGCGTTCTCCGTGCACGCCAGGCCCGCCAATTCGCAGAAGGGCGCGCTCTACACCATCTCGCGCACCGCCGCGATCGACATGGTGCTCGCCGGCCTGAGCGCGCACCAGCGCGATCGCACCGACGTCGTCGACGTCTCGTACACCGCCCAGGATCCGTACGTCGCCCAGCAAATCGTCAACACGGCCGTCGACGTCTTCCAGGTGCAGAACGCCGCCAACGCGCAGCAGCAGTCGCGCCGCCGGCGCATCTTCGTCGAAGCGCAGCTGCACCAGACCGACTCGCTCCTGCAGATCGCGCAGGACCACCTGAGCGCCTACCGGACCAACAAGCAGGTCTACGGTTCGTCCGATGCCGTCGTCTCCGCCGAGCAGACGGGATTGCTCAACCTCGACGTGCAGCGTGCGCAGCTGGTCGCCGATCGCACGACGTATCAATCGCTGCTCAACGAGCTCGCCAAGGATGATTCGGGCCCATCGCGCCAGAAGACGCTGAGCGCGCTCGTCGCGTCGCCGGGCATCGCCGACAACCCGGTGGTGCAGGCGATCTATACGCAGCTCGTCGGCTACCAGGCCGCACTCGACTCGACCTCGGTGGGCAAGTGGGGCAGCGCGCAGACCAACCCCGATGTCCAACGGCTCCACGCGCTCGTCGCCACCGCGCAGGGTCAGTTAGGCGACGCCGTCGGCAGCCAGATCACGTCGATCGATGCGCGCGTCGCCGCCCTGGATGAGCTCCGCCAGCGCAGCACCGACGCGCTCAAGACCCTGCCCGCCACGCAGGCCGGCGAAGCCCGGCTCGTGGAGCAGGTCCAATCCGCCCGCAACATGGCCGACGAGCTGCGCGACGAATATCAGAAGGCGCGCATCGCCGAGGCGGTCGAGGCGGGCGAGGTCGAGATCGTGGATCTCGCGACGTCGCCGTACGCACCCATCGGCACCAGCCGCCGCACCAAACTGCTCACCGGCATCATCGTCGGTCTTCTGTTAGGCACTGGCGCCGCGTTCCTCGTCGAGCGGCTCAATACCGCCATCCGCCGCCGCGAGGAAATCGAGAGCATGCTCCAGATTCCGGGCCTCGCGATCATTCCGCAAATCGTCAGTCCGCATTCGGTCCGCCGGCTCAAGATGGGCAGCATGTCGCTGCGGTTACCGACCCCGCGCGCCGGCTGGCGCGTGGGCAACGGCACGCAGAACGGCGAATCGCTCGTCACCGTCTCCGACTTCCGGTCGAGCACGGCCGAAGCGTTCCGTACGCTGCGCACCAACCTGATCTTCTCGCAGGCGGTGCAGTCGCTGCGCACCATCGTCATCACCAGCCCGTCGCCGCAGGATGGCAAGACCACGACCGCGGCGAATCTCGCGGTGACGTTCGCGCAGCAAGGCATGCGGGTGTTGATCGTCGACTGCGACCTGCGCCGCGCGCGCCTGCACAAGGTCTTCCACGCCGCGCGCGAACCGGGCCTCACGCAACTGATGCTGGGCCAGGCGTCGCTCGAACAGGTGGTGCAGCACACGATGGTCGACAACCTCTCGCTGCTGCCGGCCGGCGCGCTGCCGCCGAACCCATCGGAGCTCCTCGGCGGTCCGCAGATGCGCGCGGCGCTCGAGCGGTTAGGCAGAGAGTACGACACCGTCATTCTCGACACGCCGCCCGTCCACGCCGCCGCCGACGCGCTCATCTTGGGCTCGCTGGCCGACGGCGTCATTCTCGTGCTGCGCGCCGGACACACCGATCGCCAGGTGGCGCAGGATGCCGTGCAGCGCATGTCGTCGTTAGGCGTGCGCGTGGTCGGCGCGGTGCTCAACGACCCGGACCACAAGGTGCCGCAGTACGGCGGCTACTACTATTACGACTACTACGACACTGTCGAAGCATGA
- a CDS encoding putative sugar O-methyltransferase, with amino-acid sequence MFKPTNYWSVYERRFVPELTQRGLVDFRRRRRTVLTSFGASDYRPRGAYFDLNQSRLFGNRVTQRLPGWKSLLASLNNLFNRDGWSPVALDVYECGMRELQETAFRLTQLYGRQTGARPIDSIELSTAGNPEDAFEIAGRPYTMRALYYYLRYAYCCQFVDFEKVDLLVELGSGVGRQVEIIRKLHPHVRIVAFDIPPQLYVCEQFLSSIFPDSVTGYETTRNWRTLPSLPAGGIAICGTAQFPLLRDQHVDLFWNAVSFQEMEPDVVANYLGYVAPAAKAVYLQQRMSGKEVSRAPGEPGVLRQTTLDDYRRGLPNHTLVDMSPCIRPLGMLRDHHDSFWRAS; translated from the coding sequence ATGTTCAAACCGACGAACTATTGGTCGGTGTACGAGCGGCGATTCGTGCCCGAGCTCACGCAACGCGGGCTGGTCGATTTTCGTCGGAGGCGCCGGACGGTACTGACGAGCTTCGGCGCGTCCGACTATCGTCCGCGCGGCGCGTATTTCGATCTCAATCAGAGCCGGCTCTTCGGCAACCGCGTTACACAGCGCCTGCCCGGATGGAAAAGCTTGCTCGCATCGCTGAACAACCTGTTCAACCGCGATGGATGGTCGCCGGTGGCACTCGACGTATACGAATGCGGGATGCGCGAGCTGCAGGAAACAGCCTTCCGCCTAACCCAGTTATACGGGCGCCAGACCGGTGCTCGGCCCATCGATTCCATCGAGCTTTCGACGGCGGGCAACCCGGAGGATGCCTTCGAGATTGCGGGGCGACCGTATACGATGCGCGCGTTGTATTACTATCTCCGCTACGCGTACTGCTGCCAGTTCGTGGATTTCGAGAAGGTAGATCTGCTCGTCGAGTTGGGATCCGGCGTTGGACGCCAGGTCGAAATCATTCGCAAACTCCATCCGCACGTTCGCATCGTCGCGTTCGACATACCGCCGCAGCTCTATGTGTGCGAACAATTCCTGTCGTCGATTTTTCCGGATTCGGTGACGGGATACGAAACGACGCGGAACTGGCGCACGCTGCCGAGTCTTCCGGCTGGCGGCATCGCAATCTGCGGGACTGCGCAGTTTCCCCTGCTGCGCGACCAGCACGTCGATCTCTTCTGGAACGCAGTGAGCTTTCAGGAGATGGAACCGGACGTCGTTGCAAACTACCTCGGGTATGTCGCGCCGGCAGCCAAGGCCGTCTATCTGCAACAGCGTATGAGCGGCAAGGAAGTCTCGCGTGCACCGGGTGAGCCGGGCGTCCTTCGACAGACGACGCTCGACGACTACCGGCGAGGCCTGCCTAACCACACCCTCGTCGACATGTCGCCCTGCATCCGTCCCCTCGGCATGCTGCGCGATCATCACGATTCGTTCTGGCGGGCATCCTGA
- a CDS encoding nucleotidyltransferase family protein: MHPRHNLLLAACRSTLGLADLDEVARAASAITDWDDLIGAARRHAVSPLIHVALAAAQSVGRQVAPMAVEATKHDFDANALRNVALATTLLELADRFAAVGIVLMPIKGPSLTVAAYGDLSLRQFSDLDLVVHRRDLGRVRVLLHNDGYMPLNVVPDSLDDVLLGPEYHLPLYNDATGVFLEIHWALGRRGLGALRRDDWAWTHMTTVSLLGRVLPALDPAALIVYLCVHGAKHNWTQLVRVCDVYAAIRSAPDVSPGAVRDLAAGAGVARMLDVGLGLCDVLLGTGLREYGWMAGRSPVVQSLIDEAAARCLTERPLSTGEQLRLQLRARDHLLDRILFSIDVVGSPHVSDLTAVRLPRELRALYHVVRPLRLAVEHGRRWVAR, translated from the coding sequence GTGCATCCCCGACACAACCTGCTGCTCGCAGCGTGTCGTTCGACGCTCGGTCTTGCCGACCTGGACGAAGTCGCGCGCGCCGCCTCCGCCATCACCGATTGGGATGACCTGATTGGCGCGGCAAGACGCCACGCAGTGTCTCCGCTGATTCATGTTGCACTTGCTGCGGCACAGTCAGTTGGGCGCCAGGTCGCACCGATGGCAGTCGAAGCGACGAAACACGACTTCGACGCCAATGCGCTTCGGAACGTAGCTCTCGCAACGACGCTGCTGGAGTTGGCCGACCGTTTCGCCGCCGTCGGCATCGTCTTGATGCCCATCAAAGGACCGTCGCTTACGGTGGCAGCCTACGGAGACCTGTCGCTGCGCCAGTTCAGCGACCTCGATCTCGTCGTCCACCGGCGCGACCTCGGCCGCGTGCGGGTCCTTCTGCACAACGATGGCTACATGCCGCTGAACGTCGTTCCCGACTCTCTGGACGACGTGCTGCTTGGACCCGAGTATCACCTGCCGCTGTACAACGATGCGACCGGCGTGTTCCTCGAGATCCATTGGGCGCTCGGCCGCCGCGGACTCGGGGCGCTGCGCCGTGATGATTGGGCGTGGACTCATATGACGACGGTCTCGCTCCTGGGTCGCGTTCTTCCCGCGCTCGACCCCGCGGCGCTGATCGTGTATCTGTGCGTGCACGGCGCCAAACACAATTGGACGCAGCTCGTGCGCGTGTGCGATGTGTATGCGGCCATTCGGTCGGCGCCGGACGTGAGCCCCGGTGCCGTTCGCGATCTCGCCGCAGGTGCCGGCGTCGCTCGCATGCTCGACGTTGGCCTTGGCCTGTGCGATGTCCTGTTAGGCACAGGACTCCGGGAATACGGATGGATGGCCGGCAGATCTCCGGTCGTTCAATCGCTTATCGACGAAGCCGCGGCTCGATGCCTAACCGAACGGCCGCTGTCCACCGGCGAGCAGCTTCGTCTCCAGCTCAGGGCGCGAGACCACCTCCTCGATCGCATCCTCTTTTCGATCGACGTGGTCGGTTCTCCCCACGTGTCGGACCTGACTGCCGTACGCCTGCCGCGCGAGCTGCGCGCGCTGTATCACGTCGTCAGACCGCTTCGATTAGCGGTCGAACACGGCAGGCGCTGGGTTGCCCGATGA